From a region of the Streptomyces sp. NBC_00193 genome:
- a CDS encoding citrate synthase produces MDDEPGERRIGTQEAARLLGVKPATVYAYVSRGQLTSRRDPVGRSSSFDAREVEALARRSRREAAGPPGFAAPAASAGELSVRTALTLIESDRYYFRGVDAVELASRYRYEEVAEWLWTGTLVRGARFTAPPESLAAARRAVAALPEHSGPIDRLRVAVAAAAVADPLRFDLSGPSVLGSARALIPTLVGALPEVGPAQWGGDGRLSRQLWPRLTALDPDPDALAVLDLALALLTDHDLAASTLAVRVAASARAHPYAVVSAGLGALEGPLHGAAGRLAHRMLGEVLERGGAAPVVAEYLRAGRRVPGLGHRLYEGEDPRATALFARLEPLAQAGPALGAAREVAGVMARHGGGLYPNVDLALAVLTVSCGMAPEAGETVFAVARTAGWIAHALEEYEERPLRMRPSGQYHGPRPPQPLP; encoded by the coding sequence ATGGACGACGAGCCCGGTGAGCGAAGGATCGGCACCCAGGAAGCGGCCCGGCTGCTGGGGGTGAAGCCCGCGACCGTGTACGCGTACGTCAGCCGCGGCCAGCTCACGAGCCGCCGCGACCCGGTCGGACGCTCCAGCAGTTTCGACGCCCGCGAGGTGGAGGCCCTGGCCCGGCGCAGCCGGCGCGAGGCCGCGGGTCCCCCCGGGTTCGCCGCTCCCGCCGCCTCCGCCGGGGAGCTCTCCGTACGCACCGCGCTCACCCTCATCGAGTCCGACCGGTACTACTTCCGTGGCGTGGACGCCGTGGAACTGGCCTCGCGGTACCGCTACGAGGAGGTCGCCGAGTGGCTCTGGACGGGGACCCTGGTGCGCGGGGCCCGGTTCACCGCTCCCCCGGAGTCCCTCGCCGCGGCCCGCCGGGCGGTCGCCGCACTGCCCGAGCACAGCGGTCCGATCGACCGGCTGCGGGTGGCCGTCGCCGCCGCGGCGGTCGCCGACCCGCTGCGCTTCGACCTGTCCGGGCCGTCCGTACTGGGCTCCGCGCGCGCCCTCATCCCCACCCTGGTCGGCGCCCTGCCCGAGGTGGGGCCGGCACAGTGGGGCGGGGACGGCCGCCTCTCCCGGCAGCTGTGGCCCCGGCTCACCGCCCTGGACCCCGATCCGGACGCACTGGCCGTCCTGGATCTGGCCCTGGCCCTGCTGACGGACCACGACCTGGCCGCCTCGACCCTGGCCGTACGGGTGGCCGCGTCGGCGCGCGCGCATCCGTACGCGGTGGTCTCGGCCGGGCTCGGCGCGCTCGAAGGCCCCCTGCACGGAGCGGCCGGGCGGCTCGCGCACCGGATGCTGGGGGAGGTGCTGGAGCGCGGCGGCGCGGCTCCGGTGGTGGCGGAGTACCTGCGGGCCGGACGCAGGGTGCCCGGGCTCGGGCACCGGCTGTACGAGGGCGAGGATCCGCGGGCGACGGCGCTGTTCGCCCGGCTGGAGCCGCTGGCGCAGGCCGGTCCGGCGCTGGGCGCGGCGCGCGAGGTCGCCGGGGTGATGGCCCGGCACGGCGGCGGCCTGTACCCCAACGTGGACCTGGCGCTCGCGGTGCTGACGGTCTCCTGCGGGATGGCCCCGGAGGCCGGGGAGACGGTCTTCGCGGTGGCCCGTACGGCCGGCTGGATCGCGCACGCGCTGGAGGAGTACGAGGAGCGCCCGCTGCGGATGCGACCGAGCGGGCAGTACCACGGACCCCGCCCGCCACAGCCGTTGCCGTGA
- a CDS encoding alpha-amylase family glycosyl hydrolase, which yields MADFPLPENAADWWRSAAIYQVYVRSFADGDGDGTGDLVGVRARLPYLAELGVDALWFTPWYLSPLADGGYDVADYRTIDPAFGTLAEAEKLIAEARELGIRTIVDIVPNHVSDQHAWFKAALAAGPGSPERELFHFRPGRGEHGELPPGDWPSQFNGAATWTQVPDGEWYLHLFTPEQPDLNWDHPAVRREHEEVLRFWFERGVSGVRIDSAALLAKDPALPDLAGRSPEPWPGEVHPYIDRDDLHAIYRSWRAIADEYGAIFVGEVWLPDSERFARYLRPDELHTAFNFSFLSCPWDAGRLRTSIEETLAEHAPVGAPATWVLCNHDVTRTVTRYGRADTGFDFATKAFGTPADLALGTRRARAAALLTLALPGAVYVYQGEELGLPEAEIPLGRIQDPMHFRSGGTDPGRDGCRVPLPWTAEPWNEPWLPQPADWPAYAADRQAGDPDSMLTLYRTALGLRRAAAGFGGGSLEWLPAPPGVLAFGRPDGLVCVANLSPEPVPLPAHTSLLLSSSALDADGLLGQDTAVWLRT from the coding sequence GTGGCTGACTTTCCCCTGCCCGAAAACGCCGCCGACTGGTGGCGCTCGGCCGCCATCTACCAGGTGTACGTACGGAGCTTCGCCGACGGCGACGGGGACGGCACCGGTGACCTCGTGGGCGTCCGCGCCCGCCTCCCCTACCTCGCCGAACTGGGCGTCGACGCCCTGTGGTTCACCCCCTGGTACCTCTCCCCGCTCGCCGACGGCGGCTACGACGTCGCCGACTACCGCACCATCGACCCCGCCTTCGGCACCCTCGCCGAAGCCGAGAAGCTCATCGCCGAGGCCCGTGAACTGGGCATCCGCACCATTGTCGACATCGTCCCGAACCACGTGTCCGACCAGCACGCCTGGTTCAAGGCCGCCCTCGCCGCCGGCCCCGGCAGCCCCGAGCGGGAGCTCTTCCACTTCCGCCCCGGCCGCGGGGAGCACGGCGAACTGCCCCCGGGGGACTGGCCCTCGCAGTTCAACGGAGCCGCCACCTGGACGCAGGTACCGGACGGGGAGTGGTACCTGCACCTCTTCACCCCCGAGCAGCCCGACCTCAACTGGGACCACCCCGCCGTCCGCCGGGAGCACGAGGAAGTCCTGCGGTTCTGGTTCGAACGCGGCGTGTCCGGCGTACGGATCGACTCCGCGGCCCTGCTCGCCAAGGACCCGGCCCTGCCCGACCTGGCAGGCCGCTCGCCCGAGCCGTGGCCCGGGGAGGTGCACCCGTACATCGACCGCGACGACCTGCACGCCATCTACCGTTCCTGGCGGGCCATCGCCGACGAGTACGGGGCCATCTTCGTCGGCGAGGTCTGGCTGCCGGACTCCGAGCGCTTCGCCCGCTACCTGCGCCCCGACGAGCTGCACACCGCCTTCAACTTCTCCTTCCTCAGCTGCCCGTGGGACGCCGGCCGGCTGCGCACCTCCATCGAGGAGACCCTCGCCGAGCACGCCCCGGTCGGAGCCCCGGCCACCTGGGTGCTGTGCAACCACGACGTGACCCGTACGGTCACCCGCTACGGGCGTGCCGACACCGGCTTCGACTTCGCCACCAAGGCCTTCGGGACCCCCGCGGACCTGGCCCTCGGCACCCGGCGGGCCCGCGCCGCCGCGCTGCTCACCCTCGCCCTCCCCGGCGCCGTCTACGTCTACCAGGGCGAGGAACTGGGGCTTCCCGAGGCCGAGATCCCGCTCGGCCGCATCCAGGACCCGATGCACTTCCGCTCCGGCGGCACCGACCCCGGCAGGGACGGGTGCAGGGTCCCGCTGCCGTGGACCGCCGAGCCGTGGAACGAGCCCTGGCTGCCCCAGCCCGCGGACTGGCCCGCGTACGCCGCGGACCGCCAGGCCGGGGACCCGGACTCGATGCTCACCCTCTACCGGACGGCCCTCGGACTGCGCCGGGCCGCGGCCGGCTTCGGCGGGGGATCGCTGGAGTGGCTGCCCGCGCCGCCCGGAGTGCTCGCCTTCGGCCGCCCCGACGGGCTGGTCTGCGTGGCCAACCTGTCCCCGGAGCCGGTCCCGCTGCCGGCCCACACGAGCCTCCTGCTGAGCAGTTCCGCGCTGGATGCGGACGGGCTGCTCGGACAGGACACGGCGGTCTGGCTGCGGACCTGA
- a CDS encoding carbohydrate ABC transporter permease, translating to MSERTLISPAQLGRTRGKIAYWTVLAVVVIGFTVVFLGPLYWMVANGLKSTAEFTQVPPTVVPDSLHAENYSAAWKVMDLAKLLFNTLYYAFGALAFQLVLDVAAAYSLSKLRPVFGKAVLGMMLATLMIPATVLVVPQYLTVLDMPLIERNLLNTPWVIWLPSVTNAFNIFLLKRFFDSIPGEILDAAAIDGASSLRTLRSVVLPMSRPVLGVVSIFAIVGVWKDFLWPMLTLPDPALQTLNVGIYSLARGVPENHLVAALAMASAPTLIIFLIFQRNIMSGLTAGSLKG from the coding sequence ATGTCAGAGCGCACGCTGATATCCCCGGCCCAACTCGGCCGCACCCGAGGCAAGATCGCCTACTGGACCGTCCTGGCCGTGGTCGTGATCGGCTTCACGGTCGTCTTCCTCGGGCCCCTCTACTGGATGGTCGCCAACGGCCTCAAGAGCACCGCGGAGTTCACCCAGGTCCCGCCGACCGTGGTCCCGGACTCCCTGCACGCCGAGAACTATTCGGCGGCCTGGAAGGTCATGGACCTCGCCAAGCTCCTGTTCAACACCCTCTACTACGCGTTCGGCGCCCTGGCCTTCCAGCTCGTCCTCGACGTGGCCGCCGCCTACTCGCTGTCCAAGCTCCGGCCGGTCTTCGGCAAGGCCGTCCTCGGCATGATGCTGGCGACGCTGATGATCCCGGCCACCGTCCTCGTCGTACCGCAGTACCTCACGGTCCTGGACATGCCGCTCATCGAGCGGAACCTGCTCAACACGCCCTGGGTGATCTGGCTGCCCTCGGTCACGAACGCCTTCAACATCTTCCTTCTGAAACGATTCTTCGACTCCATCCCCGGCGAGATCCTCGATGCCGCCGCCATCGACGGAGCCTCCTCCCTGCGCACCCTGCGCTCCGTGGTCCTGCCGATGTCCCGGCCCGTCCTCGGCGTCGTGTCGATCTTCGCCATCGTCGGGGTCTGGAAAGACTTCCTCTGGCCCATGCTCACCCTCCCCGACCCGGCCCTGCAGACGCTCAACGTCGGCATCTACTCGCTCGCCAGGGGAGTGCCCGAGAACCATCTCGTCGCCGCGCTCGCGATGGCCTCGGCGCCCACGCTCATCATCTTCCTGATCTTCCAGCGCAACATCATGAGCGGCCTGACGGCAGGCTCCCTCAAGGGGTGA
- a CDS encoding GTP-binding protein, which produces MNSIPVIVLAGFLGSGKTTVLNHLLGNRGGTRIGVVVNDFGSIEVDAMSVAGQVGDSMVSLGGGCLCCAVDGSELDAYLEKLADPVHRIDVIVIEASGLAEPEEMVRMLVANENPAVRYGGMVQIVDAAEFDATRARHPETDRHLAVADLVVLNKTDRVDAAERTRIEAALAALCAPGIPVVGADHGRIDPELLFDRRPWTETRGQLSFEDLLAQAHDHDGDHDGDHGGGDHADHVHAAYEATEFVSEQALGPRRFIEFLDRRPAGLYRIKGSVYFGVPGHEERYEVHAVGRFLRFAPHPWGRGEPRLTQLVLIGSGTDGPALLRELENCREPEPWHAAPESMWGVLRYVHRPAPEPAPESDQDPDQDPDQDPDQDPDPEDHPDPEDF; this is translated from the coding sequence GTGAACAGCATCCCCGTCATCGTCCTCGCCGGATTCCTCGGATCAGGCAAGACGACCGTCCTCAACCACCTCCTCGGCAACCGGGGCGGCACCCGGATCGGGGTCGTCGTCAACGACTTCGGCTCCATCGAGGTCGACGCGATGTCGGTGGCCGGCCAGGTCGGGGACTCGATGGTCTCCCTCGGCGGCGGCTGCCTGTGCTGCGCCGTGGACGGCAGCGAACTGGACGCGTACCTGGAGAAGCTCGCCGACCCCGTCCACCGCATCGACGTGATCGTCATCGAGGCGAGCGGGCTGGCGGAGCCGGAGGAGATGGTCCGGATGCTCGTCGCCAACGAGAACCCGGCCGTCCGGTACGGCGGCATGGTGCAGATCGTCGACGCGGCGGAGTTCGACGCGACCCGGGCCAGGCACCCCGAGACCGACCGGCACCTGGCCGTCGCCGACCTGGTGGTGCTCAACAAGACCGACCGGGTCGACGCCGCCGAACGCACCCGGATCGAGGCCGCGCTCGCCGCGCTCTGCGCACCGGGCATCCCGGTCGTCGGCGCGGACCACGGGCGGATCGACCCGGAGCTGCTCTTCGACCGCCGCCCGTGGACCGAGACGCGCGGCCAGCTGTCCTTCGAGGACCTGCTCGCCCAGGCACACGACCACGACGGCGATCACGACGGCGACCACGGCGGCGGTGATCACGCGGACCACGTCCACGCGGCCTACGAGGCCACGGAGTTCGTGTCCGAGCAGGCCCTCGGCCCGCGCCGGTTCATCGAGTTCCTCGACCGCCGCCCGGCCGGCCTCTACCGGATCAAGGGCTCCGTCTACTTCGGCGTCCCCGGCCACGAGGAGCGCTACGAGGTCCACGCGGTCGGCCGCTTCCTCCGCTTCGCCCCGCACCCCTGGGGCCGGGGCGAGCCGCGCCTGACGCAGCTCGTCCTGATCGGCTCGGGCACCGACGGCCCCGCCCTGCTCCGCGAACTGGAGAACTGCCGCGAACCGGAGCCGTGGCACGCGGCCCCGGAGAGCATGTGGGGCGTCCTGCGCTACGTGCACCGCCCGGCTCCGGAGCCGGCTCCGGAATCCGACCAGGACCCGGACCAGGACCCGGACCAGGACCCGGACCAGGACCCGGACCCGGAGGATCATCCCGATCCCGAGGACTTCTAG
- a CDS encoding citrate synthase/methylcitrate synthase, whose product MDGRSMNTTVAPAETPRGLAGVVVTETQLGDVRGREGFYHYRQYSAVDLAESRTFEDVWHLMFRGALPADAAERAAFTAEIAPLRRLPAEVRDALPALARATALSGPLSGLRTALSLLGAFAGFRPVYDLAPEGRAADALAACAAVPTLLTALYRLGQGLEPVEPRDDLPYAANYLYMLTGREPEPVRARAVERYLISTIDHGFNASTFTARVIASTGADVAACLTGAIGALSGPLHGGAPSRALDTLDAIGTADRIDPWIRERVLAGDRIMGFGHPVYRTEDPRSRMLRGIALEFGGPLVEFAVEVERHVEEILAELKPGRELHTNVEFYAGVVMELCGLPREMFTPTFCAARVVGWSANVLEQAADSKIIRPAARYTGPTPPRPVPVLG is encoded by the coding sequence ATGGATGGTCGATCCATGAACACCACCGTCGCACCCGCCGAAACCCCCCGCGGACTCGCGGGAGTCGTGGTCACCGAGACCCAGCTCGGTGACGTGAGGGGCCGTGAGGGCTTCTACCACTACCGCCAGTACTCGGCGGTCGACCTCGCCGAGAGCCGCACCTTCGAGGACGTGTGGCACCTGATGTTCCGCGGCGCACTGCCCGCCGACGCCGCCGAGCGCGCGGCCTTCACTGCCGAGATCGCCCCGCTGCGCCGGCTCCCCGCCGAGGTCCGGGACGCCCTGCCGGCCCTGGCCCGCGCCACCGCCCTGTCCGGCCCGCTCTCCGGGCTGCGCACGGCGCTCTCCCTGCTCGGCGCCTTCGCGGGCTTCCGTCCGGTCTACGACCTGGCCCCCGAAGGCCGGGCCGCCGACGCGCTGGCAGCCTGCGCCGCCGTACCGACCCTGCTCACCGCCCTGTACCGGCTCGGTCAGGGGCTGGAGCCGGTGGAACCGCGGGACGACCTCCCGTACGCGGCCAACTACCTCTACATGCTGACCGGACGGGAACCCGAGCCGGTCCGGGCCCGCGCGGTGGAGCGGTACCTGATCTCCACGATCGACCACGGCTTCAACGCCTCCACCTTCACCGCCCGCGTGATCGCCTCCACCGGCGCCGACGTCGCGGCCTGCCTCACCGGGGCGATCGGCGCGCTCTCCGGCCCGCTGCACGGCGGCGCCCCCAGCCGGGCCCTGGACACCCTCGACGCCATCGGCACGGCGGACCGGATCGATCCGTGGATCCGCGAGCGCGTCCTCGCGGGCGACCGGATCATGGGCTTCGGGCACCCCGTCTACCGCACCGAGGACCCTCGCTCGCGGATGCTGCGCGGGATCGCCCTGGAGTTCGGCGGCCCGCTCGTGGAGTTCGCCGTGGAGGTCGAGCGGCACGTCGAGGAGATCCTCGCCGAGCTCAAGCCGGGCCGGGAGCTGCACACCAACGTGGAGTTCTACGCGGGCGTGGTCATGGAGCTGTGCGGGCTGCCGCGCGAGATGTTCACGCCGACCTTCTGCGCGGCCCGCGTGGTCGGCTGGAGCGCGAACGTCCTGGAACAGGCCGCCGACTCGAAGATCATCCGGCCGGCGGCCCGCTACACCGGTCCGACCCCGCCCCGGCCGGTGCCCGTCCTCGGCTGA
- a CDS encoding DNA topoisomerase (ATP-hydrolyzing) subunit A, translating to MARRSTKTPPPEDFEEKILDIDVVDEMQGSFLEYAYSVIYSRALPDARDGMKPVHRRIVYQMNEMGLRPDRGYVKCARVVGEVMGKLHPHGDASIYDALVRMAQPFSMRLPLVDGHGNFGSLGNDDPPAAMRYTESKMADAASLMTDGIDENTVDFAANYDGQEREPVVLPAAYPNLLVNGASGIAVGMATNMAPHNLGEVIAAARHLIRYPEADLDALMRFVPGPDLPTGGRIVGLSGIKDAYENGRGTFKIRATVALEDVTPRRKGLVVTELPFTVGPEKVIAKIKDLVGSKKLQGIADVKDLTDRSHGLRLVIEIKNGFHPEAVLEQLYKLTPMEETFGINNVALVDGQPLTLGLKELLEVYLDHRFEVVRRRSEFRRGKRRDRLHLVEGLLVALLDIDEVIRIIRDSDNSAQAKERLMERFSLSEIQTQYILDTPLRRLTRFDRIELESERDRLAGEIDELTGILDSDSELRKLVSAELAAVSKKFGTERRTVLLESAGTPVAAVPLEVEDTPCRVLLSSTGLLARTPNADPLPEEEGGARAKHDLIVSQVAATARADIGVVTSYGRLLRLSVIDLPQLPDTHAAPNLAGGAPVSEFLSGLEADETVVCLTSLDESGQGLALGTEQGVVKRVVPDYPANKDELEVITLKDGDRIIGAVELRTGEEDLVFITDDAQLLRYPAGQVRPQGRPAGGMAGIKLADGAKVIHFSAVDPAREAVVFTVAGSHGTLDDSMQSGKLTPFDQYPRKGRATGGVRCQRFLKGEDVLLLAWAGGSPVRAAAANGTPAALPAVDPRRDGSGTALPAVVAALAGAAL from the coding sequence ATGGCCCGCCGCAGCACGAAGACCCCGCCGCCGGAGGATTTCGAGGAGAAGATCCTCGACATCGACGTCGTCGACGAAATGCAGGGCTCCTTCCTCGAGTACGCGTACTCGGTGATCTACTCCCGTGCCCTGCCCGACGCCCGCGACGGCATGAAGCCGGTGCACCGGCGCATCGTCTACCAGATGAACGAGATGGGCCTGCGCCCCGACCGCGGCTACGTGAAGTGCGCCCGTGTCGTCGGCGAGGTCATGGGCAAGCTGCACCCGCACGGCGACGCGTCGATCTACGACGCCCTCGTGCGCATGGCACAGCCCTTCTCCATGCGGCTCCCGCTGGTCGACGGCCACGGCAACTTCGGCTCGCTCGGCAACGACGACCCGCCGGCCGCGATGCGTTACACCGAGTCGAAGATGGCCGACGCCGCCTCGTTGATGACGGACGGGATCGACGAGAACACCGTCGACTTCGCCGCGAACTACGACGGCCAGGAGCGCGAACCGGTCGTCCTTCCGGCCGCTTACCCGAACCTGCTGGTCAACGGCGCGTCCGGGATCGCGGTGGGCATGGCCACCAACATGGCCCCGCACAACCTCGGCGAGGTCATCGCGGCCGCCCGCCACCTGATCCGCTACCCCGAGGCGGACCTGGACGCGCTGATGCGCTTCGTACCGGGTCCCGACCTGCCCACGGGCGGCCGGATCGTCGGCCTCTCGGGCATCAAGGACGCCTACGAGAACGGCCGCGGCACCTTCAAGATCCGTGCCACGGTGGCCCTGGAGGACGTGACCCCGCGCCGCAAGGGGCTGGTCGTCACGGAACTGCCCTTCACGGTCGGTCCCGAGAAGGTCATCGCGAAGATCAAGGACCTGGTCGGCTCGAAGAAGCTCCAGGGCATCGCGGACGTCAAGGACCTCACGGACCGCTCGCACGGCCTGCGCCTGGTCATCGAGATCAAGAACGGCTTCCACCCCGAGGCCGTCCTGGAGCAGCTGTACAAGCTGACGCCGATGGAGGAGACCTTCGGCATCAACAACGTCGCCCTGGTCGACGGGCAGCCGCTGACGCTGGGCCTCAAGGAGCTGCTGGAGGTCTACCTCGACCACCGCTTCGAGGTCGTCCGCCGGCGCAGCGAGTTCCGCCGCGGCAAGCGGCGCGACCGGCTGCACCTCGTCGAGGGCCTGCTCGTGGCGCTGCTCGACATCGACGAGGTCATCCGGATCATCCGGGACAGCGACAACTCCGCGCAGGCCAAGGAGCGCCTGATGGAGCGCTTCTCGCTGAGCGAGATCCAGACCCAGTACATCCTGGACACCCCGCTGCGCCGGCTCACCCGCTTCGACCGGATCGAGCTGGAGTCCGAGCGCGACCGGCTGGCCGGCGAGATCGACGAGCTGACCGGGATCCTGGACTCCGACAGCGAGCTGCGCAAGCTGGTCTCGGCGGAACTGGCCGCGGTGTCGAAGAAGTTCGGCACGGAGCGCCGTACGGTGCTGCTGGAATCGGCGGGGACGCCGGTCGCGGCGGTCCCCCTCGAGGTCGAGGACACCCCGTGCCGGGTGCTGCTGTCCTCCACCGGACTGCTCGCCCGCACGCCGAACGCCGACCCGCTTCCCGAGGAGGAGGGCGGCGCGCGCGCCAAGCACGACCTGATCGTCTCGCAGGTCGCGGCGACCGCGCGGGCGGACATCGGCGTGGTCACCTCGTACGGCCGGCTCCTGCGGCTGTCGGTGATCGACCTGCCGCAACTGCCCGACACCCACGCCGCGCCGAACCTGGCGGGCGGGGCCCCGGTCTCGGAGTTCCTCTCCGGACTGGAGGCCGACGAGACGGTCGTCTGCCTGACCTCGCTGGACGAGTCGGGGCAGGGCCTGGCGCTCGGCACCGAGCAGGGCGTGGTCAAGCGGGTCGTGCCCGACTATCCGGCCAACAAGGACGAGCTGGAGGTCATCACCCTCAAGGACGGTGACCGGATCATCGGGGCGGTCGAGCTGCGCACGGGCGAGGAGGACCTCGTCTTCATCACCGACGACGCCCAGCTGCTGCGCTACCCGGCGGGCCAGGTCCGCCCGCAGGGCCGCCCCGCGGGCGGCATGGCGGGCATCAAGCTCGCGGACGGCGCCAAGGTGATCCACTTCTCGGCGGTGGACCCAGCGCGGGAGGCCGTGGTGTTCACGGTGGCGGGCTCGCACGGGACGCTGGACGACTCGATGCAGTCCGGGAAGCTGACGCCGTTCGACCAGTACCCGCGCAAGGGCCGGGCCACCGGCGGCGTGCGCTGCCAGCGCTTCCTGAAGGGCGAGGACGTCCTGCTGCTGGCCTGGGCGGGCGGTTCCCCGGTCCGCGCGGCGGCGGCGAACGGCACTCCGGCCGCGCTGCCCGCGGTCGACCCGCGCCGCGACGGCTCGGGCACGGCCCTGCCGGCCGTGGTCGCGGCGCTGGCGGGTGCGGCGCTGTAG
- a CDS encoding restriction endonuclease has translation MNRRSGGLISDWAEAQRRTQQTQLIQQREAERRQRTYERDVARGQREQQAARKQHREAQARRATEQLDARVAALQGLLAAGCRAPAFRLASLVRPERLDPFDPGTLAHPVPLPQLHHFQQQSSGWTLGSNRRAQAEREAHARYTQAWQAAQAAEAQRQQQLAAYRQQYDRWAAEQLAGIRAHNGGLTELAGALRAGDAEAAVEYFSAALYASAGWPENLPRQVSAAYDPARRQLVLDWELPGYEVVPEAKSVRYVPSTDQDKETARPVTQRRAIYRDLLAQCVLLVVRDLYAADEFDVLDSVVVNGFVDAHDPVTGREAQLVLASVSAPRAAFTGLRLELVSAVDCLVEGLGGQLSPRPDQPAAVRPERRPGEVGGVVRHGGHADRDEEEPDLFAMDPIAFENLVAELFRAMGMEAVTTQRSGDGGVDIEANDPSPITGGRIVVQVKRYRNTVSPTAVRDLYGTVQDKGANKGVLVTTATFGPTSYTFADGKPLELVHGAALVELLHRHGLRGRLGPGAAPSVPAQRTAEPEPAADHNVLGMSWAGSVALDVCALVCEGNRVLSEDHFVFFNNPNTPDGSVRTHAHAAPDKAALLVAFDALPQRSDRLVLVAAIDPEADPHADLAGFTDARIRLLGAGGEELGRLEVSDGRAGETALVLGSFRRRPGGDWDFVLGGKGYPGGLEPLLGDFGIEVA, from the coding sequence ATGAATCGTCGGTCGGGCGGATTGATCAGTGACTGGGCCGAGGCCCAGCGCCGGACGCAGCAGACGCAGCTGATCCAGCAGCGCGAGGCGGAACGCCGGCAGCGGACGTACGAACGGGACGTGGCCCGGGGTCAGCGCGAGCAGCAGGCCGCCCGCAAACAGCACCGCGAGGCCCAGGCCCGGCGGGCGACCGAGCAGCTCGACGCCCGGGTCGCGGCCCTGCAGGGGCTGTTGGCCGCGGGCTGCCGGGCCCCGGCGTTCCGGCTGGCCTCGCTGGTCAGGCCCGAGCGGCTCGACCCCTTCGATCCGGGGACCCTGGCGCACCCCGTGCCGCTGCCGCAGCTGCACCACTTCCAGCAGCAGAGCAGCGGCTGGACGCTGGGCTCGAACCGGCGGGCGCAGGCGGAGCGGGAGGCGCACGCCCGGTACACGCAGGCCTGGCAGGCGGCGCAGGCCGCGGAGGCGCAGCGGCAGCAGCAGCTGGCGGCGTACCGGCAGCAGTACGACCGCTGGGCGGCGGAGCAGCTCGCCGGGATCCGCGCGCACAACGGCGGGCTCACCGAGCTGGCCGGGGCGCTGCGCGCGGGCGACGCGGAGGCCGCGGTGGAGTACTTCTCGGCGGCCCTGTACGCCTCGGCCGGCTGGCCGGAGAACCTGCCGCGACAGGTGTCGGCGGCCTACGACCCGGCGCGCCGCCAGCTGGTGCTGGACTGGGAGCTGCCCGGCTACGAGGTGGTGCCGGAGGCCAAGTCGGTGCGGTACGTGCCGAGCACGGACCAGGACAAGGAGACGGCCCGCCCGGTCACGCAGCGGCGGGCGATCTACCGGGACCTGCTGGCGCAGTGCGTGCTGCTGGTGGTGCGCGATCTGTACGCGGCCGACGAGTTCGACGTACTGGACTCCGTCGTCGTCAACGGCTTCGTGGACGCCCACGATCCGGTGACCGGGCGGGAGGCGCAGCTCGTGCTCGCCTCGGTGTCGGCGCCCCGGGCGGCCTTCACCGGTCTGCGGCTGGAGCTGGTGAGCGCGGTGGACTGTCTGGTGGAGGGGCTGGGCGGGCAGTTGTCGCCGCGGCCCGACCAGCCCGCCGCCGTGCGCCCGGAGCGCCGGCCCGGCGAGGTGGGCGGCGTCGTCCGTCACGGAGGGCACGCGGACCGCGACGAGGAGGAGCCGGACCTCTTCGCGATGGACCCGATCGCCTTCGAGAACCTGGTCGCCGAGCTGTTCCGGGCGATGGGCATGGAGGCGGTGACCACGCAGCGCTCGGGCGACGGCGGGGTGGACATCGAGGCGAACGACCCGTCCCCGATCACGGGCGGACGGATCGTGGTGCAGGTCAAGCGCTACCGCAACACCGTGTCGCCGACGGCCGTCCGGGACCTCTACGGCACGGTGCAGGACAAGGGGGCGAACAAGGGCGTGCTGGTCACCACCGCGACCTTCGGACCCACGTCGTACACCTTCGCCGACGGCAAGCCGCTGGAGCTGGTGCACGGGGCCGCCCTCGTGGAGCTGCTGCACCGGCACGGACTGCGCGGCCGCCTCGGCCCGGGCGCGGCGCCCTCGGTCCCGGCCCAGCGGACGGCCGAGCCGGAGCCCGCCGCGGACCACAACGTGCTCGGCATGTCCTGGGCGGGGTCGGTCGCGCTGGACGTGTGCGCGCTGGTCTGCGAAGGCAACCGGGTGCTGAGCGAGGACCACTTCGTGTTCTTCAACAACCCGAACACCCCGGACGGTTCGGTACGGACCCACGCGCACGCGGCACCGGACAAGGCGGCGCTGCTGGTCGCCTTCGACGCGTTGCCGCAGCGGTCCGACCGGCTGGTCCTCGTCGCCGCGATCGACCCCGAGGCCGATCCGCACGCCGATCTGGCCGGCTTCACCGACGCCCGGATCCGGCTGCTGGGGGCGGGTGGCGAGGAACTGGGCCGGCTGGAGGTCTCCGACGGCCGCGCCGGCGAAACCGCCCTGGTCCTCGGCTCCTTCCGGCGCCGCCCGGGCGGCGACTGGGACTTCGTCCTCGGCGGCAAGGGCTACCCGGGCGGACTGGAGCCCTTGCTCGGCGACTTCGGCATCGAGGTCGCCTGA